The proteins below come from a single Triticum aestivum cultivar Chinese Spring chromosome 5D, IWGSC CS RefSeq v2.1, whole genome shotgun sequence genomic window:
- the LOC123122203 gene encoding 2-alkenal reductase (NADP(+)-dependent), translating to MAAAAAEVSNKRVVLKRHVTGFPTEDDMELVPATARLAVPPGSAAVVLKNLYLSCDPYMRSRMSRHDEPSYVPDFVQGEVLTALGVSKVVESGHQDYKPGDLVWGMTGCEEYTLITNLESHFKINHPELPLSYYTGVLGMPGFTAYAGFFEVAKPKKGDYVFVSAASGAVGQLVGQLAKITGCYVVGSAGSDEKVNLLKTKFGFDDAFNYKKEQDLTATLKRYFPEGIDIYFENVGGAMLDAVLLNMRLHGRVAVCGMISQYNLEQPEGVRNLFCIVAKRIRMEGFMVTEYYGNYRKFEEEMAGYLKEGKITYVEDVAEGIESYPTALIGLFYGRNTGKQLVAVARD from the exons atggcggcggcggcggcggaggtgagcaACAAGAGGGTGGTCCTGAAGCGCCACGTGACGGGGTTCCCCACCGAGGACGACATGGAGCTCGTCCCGGCGACGGCGCGCCTGGCCGTGCCGCCCGGGTCGGCCGCCGTGGTGCTCAAGAACCTCTACCTCTCCTGCGACCCCTACATGCGCAGCCGGATGTCCAGGCACGACGAGCCCAGCTACGTCCCGGACTTCGTCCAGGGGGAG GTTTTAACCGCTTTGGGCGTAAGCAAGGTGGTAGAATCTGGGCATCAGGATTACAAACCAGGTGATCTGGTGTGGGGGATGACAGGATGTGAAGAGTACACTTTGATCACTAATCTGGAGTCGCATTTCAAGATCAACCATCCTGAATTACCACTGTCGTACTACACAGGTGTTCTTG gcatgcctggctttactgcatATGCTGGATTTTTCGAGGTGGCCAAGCCAAAAAAGGGCGACTATGTCTTTGTCTCGGCAGCGTCAGGCGCCGTCGGACAGCTTGTTGGGCAGCTTGCCAAGATCACAGGCTGCTATGTGGTTGGCAGTGCCGGTTCTGATGAGAAG GTCAACCTCCTAAAAACAAAGTTTGGATTTGACGATGCTTTCAACTACAAGAAGGAGCAGGACCTCACCGCCACTCTGAAGAG GTACTTCCCAGAGGGCATCGACATCTACTTCGAGAACGTGGGTGGCGCGATGCTGGATGCGGTGCTGCTCAACATGAGGCTGCACGGTCGGGTGGCGGTGTGCGGGATGATCTCACAGTACAACCTGGAGCAGCCTGAGGGTGTGCGCAACCTTTTCTGCATCGTCGCCAAGCGTATCCGCATGGAGGGGTTCATGGTGACGGAGTACTACGGCAACTACAGAAAGTTTGAGGAGGAGATGGCCGGTTACCTCAAGGAGGGGAAGATCACTTACGTGGAAGACGTCGCCGAGGGGATCGAGAGCTACCCGACGGCGCTGATCGGGCTCTTCTACGGGCGCAACACCGGAAAGCAGCTGGTGGCTGTCGCACGGGACTGA